In a single window of the Melissococcus plutonius ATCC 35311 genome:
- the cshA gene encoding degradosome RNA helicase CshA — protein MKFKELGLSSQLLLAIERSGFEEATPIQAETIPLALKGKDVIGQAQTGTGKTAAFGLPMLEKIDTKNQKLQGLVIAPTRELAIQTQEELYRLGRDKKIKIQAVYGGADIGRQIRALKERPQIVVGTPGRLLDHLNRRTLKLEVIETLVLDEADEMLNMGFLEDIEKIISQVPENRQTLLFSATMPTAIKNIGIKFMKNPDHVKIKAKEMTADLIDQYYVRSKDYEKFDIMTRLLDVQTPELTIVFGRTKRRVDELARGLETRGYKAEGIHGDLSQQKRMSVLRAFKNGDLDILVATDVAARGLDISGVTHVYNYDIPQDPESYVHRIGRTGRAGKGGMSVTFVTPNEMGYLHVIEDLTKKRMSTLRPPTETEAFKGQLGAAIEDIEKKMEENGLEKYLKSAENLLEKYSSEDLVALLLKVVSKDPSDMVPVKITPERPLPSTKKGFNKNNQSNGNYRSRKGKDNYRGKNNRSGGGYTKNNRSANTKRNENKKRNFVIRDNSN, from the coding sequence TTGAAATTTAAAGAACTAGGATTATCATCACAACTATTATTAGCTATTGAACGTTCAGGCTTTGAGGAGGCAACACCGATTCAAGCAGAAACAATTCCATTGGCTTTAAAGGGTAAGGATGTTATTGGACAAGCACAAACAGGGACAGGGAAAACAGCTGCCTTTGGATTACCAATGTTAGAAAAAATTGATACAAAAAACCAAAAATTACAAGGATTGGTAATTGCACCAACAAGAGAGCTTGCGATTCAAACTCAAGAAGAATTGTATCGTTTAGGTAGAGATAAGAAGATCAAAATTCAAGCTGTTTATGGTGGTGCTGATATTGGTAGACAAATCCGTGCATTAAAAGAACGTCCACAAATCGTTGTTGGAACTCCAGGTCGTTTATTGGATCATTTAAATCGTCGAACATTAAAATTAGAAGTAATTGAAACACTAGTTTTAGATGAAGCAGATGAAATGTTGAATATGGGCTTTTTAGAAGATATTGAAAAAATCATTTCACAGGTTCCTGAAAATCGACAAACGTTGTTATTCTCAGCAACAATGCCGACTGCGATTAAAAATATTGGCATAAAATTTATGAAAAATCCTGATCATGTTAAAATTAAAGCAAAAGAGATGACTGCTGATTTAATTGATCAATACTACGTGCGTTCAAAGGATTATGAAAAATTTGATATTATGACTCGTCTTTTGGATGTTCAAACACCAGAGTTGACCATTGTTTTTGGTAGAACAAAACGTAGAGTAGATGAATTGGCTAGAGGGCTTGAAACTCGTGGCTATAAAGCAGAAGGAATCCATGGTGATCTCTCTCAACAAAAACGAATGAGCGTTTTACGTGCTTTTAAAAATGGAGATTTGGACATTTTAGTAGCAACAGATGTGGCGGCTAGAGGATTAGATATTTCTGGCGTGACCCATGTTTATAATTATGATATTCCACAAGATCCAGAAAGCTATGTTCATCGTATTGGTCGTACTGGACGTGCTGGTAAGGGTGGTATGTCTGTTACTTTTGTAACACCAAATGAGATGGGCTATTTGCATGTGATTGAAGATTTAACGAAAAAACGTATGTCTACTTTGCGTCCACCAACCGAAACAGAAGCGTTTAAAGGACAATTGGGGGCAGCAATTGAAGATATTGAGAAAAAAATGGAAGAAAATGGGTTAGAGAAATATCTAAAATCAGCTGAAAACTTATTGGAAAAATATTCATCAGAAGATTTGGTAGCTTTATTATTAAAAGTTGTTTCTAAGGATCCATCAGATATGGTACCAGTTAAAATTACTCCGGAACGTCCTTTGCCATCAACCAAAAAAGGATTTAATAAGAATAATCAATCCAACGGAAATTATCGCAGTCGAAAAGGCAAAGATAATTATCGAGGAAAGAATAATCGTAGCGGAGGCGGTTATACAAAAAACAACAGATCTGCAAATACAAAGCGTAATGAAAACAAAAAACGTAATTTTGTAATTCGTGATAACTCAAATTAA